A window of Cydia pomonella isolate Wapato2018A chromosome 25, ilCydPomo1, whole genome shotgun sequence genomic DNA:
TCGGTAAAAAAGTACTTTCTCAAACTATTAAAGCTTAGATAAGTAAgtagttatttaaatttaaaatcgatgTAGGTCGGTGGTATTTTATGTCCATTTACGGCTGGGTAAACGGACATGAAAAGTTGAAAACCTTAGTATTTTTGGCGATACAGACGAATATTAAatgtgattaaaaaatataagcaTTAACAATTCAGTATTATGTTCactaaaactttttttagatattttccACATTAACtaaatgtgacgttccacggctaaaggtaccttatggcggttgtcGCTTACGTCGTGTAGTACCTTATTACTATTGGAGCGTCGTTAATAATAGCGTAAGcaccaaccgccataaggtacctttatacGTAGAACGTCACAAATAGGGTCATAATCGTGTATAAATAAGCTTACAAACTACTCCGACGCGTCGGACgtttcagagggcctaccgcgaaccacgttcgacgtgttgcctctctgtcgcacttgtgaattcgtaagtgagtgtgacagggaggcaacacgtcgaacgtggttcgcggtaggccctctgagccgATATTGTGACACGCGGAGATAATTTTAACGCATATTTCTGCCTGATCCCGTTTTAGTCAATAATGTTcctgtaataattatttagctctttatatatttaataacttaacatcttctgaaatatttaaataaataaaagtctgCGTCGAGAAGAATTCTTTTATTTCTTCATTATAAATTCgaatgtttatatatttcttaACTTATGACTAGTATTTTGGACAAATATAGCTCTCGGTTTATTAAAgtaataatccaaaaaaaaaaaaaattatgaacgaAAATTTTAGTTTGACTGAGTGTGAAAATTTGTGACAAAAATTACAAACATATTCGTGTAATTTCAAGTGAAGAAAAACTTActcttttaatataataattaattaacatgTCACCTCCTAGGtcttatttaatacattttaatttataatttacttaaaaataccaatataacaaataaatgcAACGCTTAGAAAAGATGACCTCTATTTTGAGATCTTTGGAGAGACCTTACATTAAGTATACCTCgtttttttatgacaaatttTATATCCTCTTAAGTAAGTAGTGGTAACTTTTTTCctgcaaaattaaatatatatatattttttatgagtaagtatgcactgaattataatgtcatttacatattattgtaccgcaatattagatatcataggaaccctagcatttcggtagaaaaagttaattaccgctacttttgaggttagaaaaattGTAATCTTAAAATCGCGTCTTTTGAGCGTGTTACGCCAACCAAAGTTGCGTCGAGttgacgctcgggagacgcgcGCGAGTGTGtttctcttaaaaaaaaaacgctggcaatgtttttatataacaaaatagaaaatagtttataaTCTAGCCAAGACGCTACGGCACTGGTTGAACAATTCAGCCAAGTCGTTAATTATTATATCATGCTCCTAAAAGGCGGTTACTGgaggtaaaataatatatatttttagtcctAACCCAGTCCTAGGACTGTTTATGTCTAATTTGTATAACtgagaaatataaaataagaaataagcaCGAGGCTCAATTTGTAGTACAAGTTGTAGTGTAATTTGTAGTACAATTTGTAGTATAATTTGTAGTACAATTTGTAGTATAATTTGTAGTACAATTTTTAGCAACGAGAATTAGTACCCAATATATATGTATCTTACTTGATttacttgaatgttcatgtcatatgcatgttattttagaatgtcattataaaatgagagcgttATTCGATTTTATAATGGCGGCCAGATTTGTGtgaattttaacaaataaatagcCATAGCCAAAACTGTTAATCAATATCACATAAGAACGTATCGTTACAAAAATGAGGGCTACTGTTTTTatgctcaccagttggcgccactgtagataAAAAGCTCTCTAAATTctgctagagtcagaccaagctaagttggcaacgattttaatagcctagcctgtgcaagtgttaagtaaacgtcataatttaatagaagtttgacatttaaataacacttgcactgtctgggctctcaaaaccgctgccaacttatcctggtctgactctatgcttagttaaaaaaaacatgctaatatacacaaaagtgttttaacgtctaaatttgccttattaaacctgtttaatttggcatatattttagttggcacttttaaaaccactaaaatttattgaattatatataatatttaccatgaataatcataaatagaaaaaaagatttACCGCAATCATGAATAACGAGTGAAAATTCGCGACATAAACCTCAAAAGTACTatctatgcatttgacattttgaaagacctccgtctacactagcgcccctagcggtGAAATTAAAAGCGTTAGCTTTCATTTTCAGCCATGCTCTTGAGTTGATATAACCATACAATAcaacctaaatctaaaatgcCCAATCGCATCGTTCAAAACCCAAAATACAATGCAAAGGTTAGAGTTCAAATCCATAATTGCGTAATAATCGCATCGTTCAAAACCCAAAATACAATGCAAAGGTTAGAGTTCAAATTCCATAATTGCGTAATAATGGCATCGTTCAAAACCCAAAATACAATGCAAAGGTTAGAGTTCAAATTCCATAATTGCGTAATAATGGCATCGTTCAAAACCCAAAATACAATGCAAAGGTTAGAGTTCAAATTCCATAATTGCGTAATAATGGCATCGTTCAAAACCCAAAATACAATGCAAAGGTTAGAGTTCAAATTccataattgcgtaattttccCCTAAAATTGCGACAAAATTCCAGTAACCGCCTCAATCTTCCTTCTTTACTGGAACTCCTTCTGTTTCCTTCTGGCTATTTCTGCGCTGGCCTCTTGGATCGCCTCCCAGAGCTTGGCCTCGGATACAATCTGGCGAGAGAGATCGTCGATCCCGTTCTCAGATTCCAGTATTGGGAGGGTATCGTCGTCGACGAACTGAAAAAAAGACGGAAtgtataaaatttttgtttttacatacgATGGGCAGAGTTGTTGATCATCTTAGATGTTTTCATTGTGATtaacatctgtatatacaatttatagatcgTAATGTGGTACgtttcacaataaaaaaaaccggtcaagtgcaatttcgttttactcgcgcaccgagggttctatacaaactttaaattatctcgtataaAACTATTATGGTATAAGAACTAATATCTTTTTGATACCAAAATTGTATAATCAAATCAGCCTGCTAGGGAAGAAAATAAATGTAGTATAAATGACTTTaagaaaagattaaaaaaacgTTACAGGAAAATTTACTCTAATAATATTGCTATGAAATTAACCTGAATTAGTTGTTAAAGTATCACTGATTATatggtttttgtttgtttttatatttataaactgtcgCCATGCATGTTCGCTTTACACATAGTACCTAAGCTTAGTATTAAGTGCATAGCatagatattaaaatgtatactcgtaaatgagtgctatctcgccaacaaactgcgATCGCAGTTTGGCGAGGAATAAAGTGGTGTCACAATACTCACAATGTTATGtacctttatcataaaaaaaggcgaaagacttgatctgaagtacctatactaagtataattgtgtagagctccatctatcggcaaattgtctaactaatttgcgcgatgtaatgtatgtatgttggtttttcaaggATAATCTCTGTGatgtgaaccgattttaaaaattgttcttttatttggaaaaagcggcccgattcgaagaatgattaagacacgattAAGATCTccgaaagatctttaaaagatcgataaccaatcgacatgtcaatattgacgtctatttcgattccgctgtgatcccaataagacctatctacgatatttctaacgtcaaagtgacattggttgcccgaatcgagctgcttctgtcaattttacgacatacaaacgatatataaatgagaacttatctaaaccagctgcggtatcatggtcgtgtttttgtcacttgtcatatcatgcgtcacgttcgcacttacgtatatgttagagcgtgacaggtagggtgacaaatgatagacagccgaccatcttaaccctGCAGtagttatcgttatcgtatttcattcttcgaatcggtccGATTATGTATATGAAACAGCAAATTATTATGGcagcgatttcggggttgatcccatagtaaaagttgctcagtataaccaaacaaacaaacaaacatttattcagcaaataggccacagggacacttttacatgtccatttttacaaacaataaaaattaaaaaaaaaacaattgcaaatatggaatcgatgaaataataaatactttattagagatgtatactgtctcttaatgtcaaattacacaaaaaaaactataataaaaaaataaaatcatactaaaagtctttagagatgtataagtctctgagtgtcagagataaaatataaaaaaaaagatattaaattatccttagagatgtagagggtcgccaaggcttgaccTCCTCTTTATTCACCCCGTAAGTTATTGCAGGTGACAGCCTGTATAAAAAAGCAGGATAGCCTACCTGTCGTTGTCTCATCAGCTCTTGGACGGGCATGCCGGGGGAGCCTTGGGACCTCTTGCGACCGCACCCTGGAAACAAAGTAAATTCAATTAGATTTCTCCAGCAACGGAATATAGGGATCATACGCGTCTGAGGGTCTACAATCGGAAACAtgaacatgtacattgacacttcacgccaaaacaagtgctgccatctaccgtactcgtacgttttcttgtgcatagcaGGTACTATCAGATACCTATATGAAAAGTTCGtgttaaaactaaaactagaaccAGACACTGCGAAATTCGTGTACAGTTTTTTTGACAACTCGTAACACATTGAAACTGAGAGGCCCAACGGAGCCGACATTTCTCATTGATACAGGCTCCTTTTACatatgtagataaaaaaaaagaaccaGACATAGATACCCATATAAAATGTTCGTGTCCCACGCTACTTCGGCGGCGGCTAAGTTCGTCTGACTATTAAGTTTTCGTTTCCATAAGATGGAAGTGTTTCCAAAACACAAGAGGGCGTGCGTGAACTGTAGAAGGCCTTTCCAAACCAGGGACTTATCAGTAAAAGCATTGCAGAGCCGCCTATTCTTTGGCGCCATCAAAAAACTAGGGACTTGCCAGTGAATGCGTTGCAGAACTGGACTTACCAGTGAATGCATTGCGGAACGGGACTTACCAGTGAATGCATTGCGGAACGCGTTGCAGAACGGACTCTTCTTTAGTGCTATCACATAGCCAGGGACTTACCAGTGAATGCGTTGCAGAACGGACTTACCAGTGAATGCGTTGCAGAACGGGATTTATCAGTGAACGCGTTGGAGAACGGCCACTTCTTTGGCGCCATCACAAAGCCACGGACTTACCAGTGAATGCGTTGCAGAAAGGTGTCTTCTTTGGCGCCATCATAAAGCCAGGTACTTACCAGTGAACTAGTTGCAGAGCGGCCTCTTCTTTGGCGCCATCACAAAGCCAGGGACTTAACAGTGAACGCGTTGCAGAACGCACTCTTCTTTGGCGCCATCACAGAGCCAGGGACGTATCAGTGAATGCATTGCAGAACTGGACTTACCAGTGAATGCGTTGCAGAACTGTATTTACCAGTGAACGCGTTGCAGAACGGCCACTTCTTTGGCGCCATCACAAAGCCAGGGACTTAGCAGTGAATGCGTTGCAAAACGGCCTCTTCTTTCGCGCCATCACAAAGCCAGGGACTTTCCAGTGAATTCGTCGTAGAAAGCTCTCTTTGGCGCTATCACAAAGCCACGGACTTACCAGTGAACAGTGAATGCGTTGTAGAACGGTGTCTTCTTTGGCGCCATCACAAAGCCAGAGACTTATCAGTGAATGCATTGTGGAGCGATCTCTTCTTTGATGCTATCACTAAGTCAGCAGGGACTTACCAGTGAACGCGTTGCAGAACGGCCTCTTCTTTGGCACCATCACCACCTCCTCTGACAGCCGAGGGTCGAAGCCTCGAGGAATCTgcaatcaaaataaattaatttcggataagtaaatataaaagcgCTGGTgatctagcggtaagagcgtgcgactttcaatccgctCGCTCAATcagctcgtatcaatgagtttttcagaacttatgagGTTCAGAAAACGGGGGTTTGAATAATTCGTAAGTAGCGCTTTGTTgaatcacaatacggctgccataaatttaattagcaatccaGAGTCCTTTCTCTAATAGcgacttcagcgattcgaatcctggggttttgactttcgctcgatagaaaaaaatcacgaacctACGTTCGTCTCACAGTTtaagaattatgaaaattgcttctaaaagtCGCCAATACCATGTATAAATGtacagtaaatattataatgtattttattaaataagggTGGATGTTCGAAtcgggcgtgcagcggggcggggcatGCGGCGTGCTTCTTGAACAAATACAAACGTagaggagcggccttagtgcatgCTGCTCACATCAGTGTTGGCTGAAATGTCGACGGTAACCGACGGACTGTGACCGTAACCGACGGACCGTGACCGTAACCAACGGACCGtgaccgtaacggacggttacagtttacggttcaatttgtaatggttagtgGTCAATTGCAAtaaacgttcggccaacactttCTATGGTACTTACGCTGGCAGAATAGCAGGCGTCGATGAGCAGAAGTGCGAGCACAGGCAGGATCAGTGAAGAGCGAGCCATTGCGAATGCTGTGATTATCTGTGgactaatcaaataattttataactcCGTGGCCGGGCTTCTAAATCAAGACTTGAAATATGGAGGATAGAAATATGGAGGGTGGTATCAGATCGATGTACTTTAGGGGTAGCGATGGTGACCTTGCTTACATAATCTCGTCTGTCAAGGTGTTTCGGCAAGAAAAGCCTTGGTAGACTTATATATTCCTGAAATAAGGGTTCATACCCACCGACTGGAATTAGTTTCATGGTGGTATTCGATGGGTATATTTAGGGGTTCCGATGGTCACCTTTGAGACCGTCTGCCAAGCACCTCCCTTTTTTGCACCGGAAGGCAGAAGTGGCCTTCTTTTTTGTACTCGCAAATTCCGCCGTGACAGACTATCAAATTCGGACTCAGCTTTACTTTCATGGGAGACCATTATGCACTTCATTGCGGTATCAAGTCGGTACGATTTTTTGCAGTCGGTTCTTATACCATGTATGGACATGGCGGTGACGCATGTTTAGAGTCAGCATTTTTGGTATACAGTTATAAGGAGCATTTAGCCCGGTCAGTCGCTTAGCgtaagcatagagaaataagcatAGATTTAAGAAGTAAgaagatttataacgaagcataatttcaatgaTATTCgttgtctccaactgtcccccaccacattaCTGAGggagtggccagacaaccaactcacgcgctgttgGACAAACCACGCTGTAAGAgactagagcggcggcactagagagaggacaattcgataaagagctatcgatatttcaTATGTTCTGAACCACCTTTTGTATCAAATactgcaaatcactctttcaacATCTTCCATACTACCAAcaacccgagttaaacactctacatTCAATTTCGAACACGGGggaagtaaaatacatgtagtttcttaaaaacatgactaagtattaattttatagcattttatgcgggtactttcaattaaccatttaggtaaaagtatcgttgtTCATAGAATGGGGAGGAATGGAAATTCTATAAAAAatccgtgtaaaaccaaacttcAATTTCTTAtcgtaataaaatgaaaaaatcgtacttggaGAGTAAAATGCTCTACGGTCtatatatgtcccactgctgggcacaggcctcatctcatgcacgagagggcttgggctatggTCCCCATACTaacccaatgcggattgggaacttcacaaaCACCTtcgaatttcttcgcagatgtatgcaagTTTCCTCACTAAAGTAAAATGTTGACTGAATTAGAATGTAGATAGAATTCATGGTAcagtttatttacaataacaatatacataatgtatatatacagcggattactataactagctaatatctaaaataggcccttgaggcattgtaccaaggatgctgacggcatttcctctttgtatcgcaatactgatacgttgtgcgaggaagccgctagcTCTTCAGTCAacgttacgtcaaccagatgctttgcgatttctgcaaaaacttgtgcgcgctgggaccccatggactggagagtttcaacgccaaatggtacaaaatggtattctctaccgaggctcttatatttattacgttttaaaattTCGGCGCTTCCCGCAGCTGCGCCAAGTTTTAGATAAAATTAcggtttaagatatttatttctcaaacAGAATACAATTCACTTGATATGAGAAtaatattaagaaataaaattagatGACAAGAAAAGTCGACTCTTAATTCGTCAATTCAAATAGCTTAACTACCGTCCATGCGACCTTTACTAATTGACTTACAAAAGTTAACGCATAGTTAAAGTACAAATAAAGAACGTTAATTGTTTAACTTATTTACCTTAGAAGTTAATTTGGACCCTAAGGACTAAGAGCAACTTTGCCCCAAAAAGATACTAACGAAATTAAGAATTAATGAAAGTTGTGACGTTTTTGGTTTTCGCTTGAAAATTAGACAATTAAACGCTTGGGTGGATTTTTTATTGCGTTCAAAAGCTATTTAAAATTTGGCTTTGGATATTTTCACGgagttattaatgttttttagggttccgtacctcgaaaggaaaaaacggaacccttataagatcactttgttgttcgtccgtccgtctgtctgggtgtcaagaccctttttctcaagaaggcgtggaggtatcaagctggactttatatcaaatactcaagtctactgtcccttggagctgtgaacaAATCAAACTTCAAAGCCAActcaatcaaaagatacagccgtttatgccgcaaattttcgacactcgcaagggaatcaaatcCTAggtacagggtacttcccgtgaactcagaatcttgaaatatTTCGGTATTCGTCAGGATAACGCTTACGCATAACATAAAtacaatagggtatttgactactagACAAATCAGTTCCTTCTTTCGAACGGTCAAAACGATTTGCTACTTTGGAATTTGTGTGAAACACTAGCAAAAGACGTCATGgtcaagttacctactctttataattttatacgaattataaagtataaatagtGTCTAAAAATAACAGCTGTCTGTATCTTTGTTGATTTTgaggtgctttatttcatgcatggtgtgaaataatttatattaaatacagtcaaataccctattgaaGTTTGCTTTAGGttagggaagccatcacgtatatgaacattacatgagtgcgaaagaggctgtctagaaatttaaataaaaaccggccaagtgcgagttcgtgttactcgcgcaccgagggttccgtacaaactttgttgtaagaaaaaaaaatggaataaagggaataataacaataatttctATATGTCGGGGTTAGCTTTGtccataactattccaaatttcaaatcgataccctaagtggttctcgagatatttactCATgtcacagacagacggacgaacggacagagtcgcaccataagggttccttttgtacctttttggtacggaaccctaaaaaggaaacgTTGAGCGATCGTTTTGCCAATTTCTTCCTTATTGACAGCTTGATGAGGGAACAATCATATCGAACTGCACGTAATCGCTATATCTTTTCATTTGTCTTCTGATTTCTAAACGCTTTTGAGAGTTTTGTGTTAATGTTAAGCAATACACATAGATCTGTacgtgtacagtcgccatcagatatatcggagcggccaatgtgctcacaaatatctgaacatgcctctttTGTCCAGCATCACATTTGATGATATaagattatataataaataatgtaatgttaatttaatttatccgtatttttaatttaatttaattaatattttaattttattttttgtaatttatatggaaatattttgattgtttgttgttttgtgtttttgtattatggatcttgtccgaaataaatgctttttttttatttattatatatactcTAGTATATATGCGTATTTTACCGCATTCAACAAGCACTTGACCCAGTATATgtcaaaatttaataatttttgcgGTTACATTTGATTGAAAGtagaattgtatatttttttggaaaatttacttgaaaattctttatttacaataacaatatacataataggaaaagcgctggtggcctagcggtaagagcgtgcgacttgcaaaccggaggtcgtgggttcaaaccccggctcataccaatgagtttttcggaacttatgtacgaaatatcatttgatatttaccagtcgcttttcggtgaaggaaaacatcgtgaggaaaccggagtaatcccaacagggcctagttaccctctgggttggaaggtctgatggcagtcgctttcgtaaaaactagtgcctacgcctaatcttgggattagttgtcaagcggaccccaggctcctatgagccgtggcaaaatgccgggacaacgcgaggaagaagaagaacaatatacataatagatatatacagaggattactataactaccttatatctaaaataggcacTTGAGGCaatgtaccaaggatgctggcggcctcttcgttgtatcgcaatactaatacgttgtgcgatgaagccgccagctcttcggtcaccagttacgtcaaccaggcgtttcgcgatttctccaaaaaacttgtgcgcgctgggaccccatggacctggagtttcaacgccaaatggtactctctaccgaggctcttatatttattacgtttaaaaTTTTCGACGCTTCCCGCCGCTGtacccgcttttacattagtcctcTGGAGGTGGGGGTAGGACGGTgccaggtagcatcccacactaacatccgtcccaaccTCCAAGAaactaaggacaccccatcaggcctcttgtcatccctgataatgccagtcggctcaagaagagcaggcacattgatgatAGCAAGAaatcgacggattatgtcattaagcgacgcatgtcttgaaaaacgccctgcacttttttgacaggataatccatggtgtcccaATCGGTCTgccattttatttaactatcaaacatttaatatttaccaaataattgtaatttgaatTGTTATTATCAGCGTTTATACCACGTAGACCAAGTGAGTTGTATCAGTATGATGGAAAACACCACTTTTTATTACTCCAcgcataatagggttgtttccatctacaaatcttagggcagaattgtatcccaataaattcttttggattataagaacatgttaaactacttttaggagttttaggggacctgtaatgagcatatttttgtaaatattgaatttaaaatatctttttttgccacacgtcacgtgaccaaactcgaaacgtctttgaagattctgatgacgtcacaactctcggattgacaccgttgacagttaggcgataaacaacaaatgacaaatgtcagttgactgttcgtatcttctacgtgtgaatgtagttatgtgtcaaaccgtaaacagtgacgtcacacaattttcaaagagcgttttgggcgcgaaagcatctgtcaaaatatattttgttaatttaacatatttaaagccgtttttagtacaAAAGTTGAATATTAGGGCAAcctttagttaatatagaacgtaatacaagcgtttccaAAAATTGGAAACTACCCTATTCACATTCCGACTACTCGTAATGTAAGACTAATCAGTCCTAACAATAGTAATAAGCCGCACCCGGCTCCCAAAATTCGTTTATTGTGAGTTTATGACGCAATGATATGATGCGATGATACTGTGGTAATTCCTACTAGGTTATTACCTTAGAGAAATAACTGAAATAAGGCATAAATAtagaacatttttatttaacatcacaTGAAATAACAAAGCAGACAGTGACATGTTTTACCAATAAGCCTTaagtttagtagtagtagtaaaacacttaattgtacaaaaagagATATAAAACAGgaagaacacacatcatttgtgtaaaggtgaacttatccctttcaggaatctcttccagttaacctttgagcaattgaggaagacttggagaacggtagacaacaaaactgtactaaacggcataaaagaaaatatttaatttcctaaaatataggtaaacctataacctacaatatataaatgggatgtgatataaaacaaatatggaTATAGtcatatatagttataatatataatacattctatactatataatatatatatacaaaactaCCTAACCGCACACATCTTTTTGATTAAGTTCTCTCCGAAAGCCACAACTTCTTTAAACTTAagactaatatttttaaataattaactaatttaatttgaatatggGTAGTAAggtcgtatatatatatttttggcactttgtccgtatcgatattttcagacgtgactgtacgatgcgacgatatacatacgtacatagaaaacacccatgactcaggaaaaatatgtgttcatcacacaaataaatgtccttaccgggattggaacccgggaccatcggctacataggcagcgtcactacccactaggccagaccggtcatcaataTTCACTATACGAACATATACATACTCTTCTACCAAGTACTTAGACCCCACATATGATATGACAATGTTATTGTCTCgatcttttaatttaaaacacgctaaAATGAGAAAATGGAAAACCAACAATTG
This region includes:
- the LOC133531627 gene encoding cardioactive peptide, with the protein product MARSSLILPVLALLLIDACYSASIPRGFDPRLSEEVVMVPKKRPFCNAFTGCGRKRSQGSPGMPVQELMRQRQFVDDDTLPILESENGIDDLSRQIVSEAKLWEAIQEASAEIARRKQKEFQ